TTTTGCGTGATATTTAATAAAATCTGAAGACTTTCGCCCTTGTTGGCCACTTGTGCTGGTAATTTCACTGGACCAAGCGCCTCAAAGACAGGCACCCCTTGCAAACGAGTTGCAGTTGGCTGGGCAATCGTAATCGTCACCGAATTGTCTTTACGCTTAATCGAAACAGCGTTAATTTCATTCGCGTAATGTTTAATCAATCCAACTTCCGCTAATGCACTAACTTCATCTGGGAAGTCCCCGAAGCGGTCTATAAAGTCATCGAGCAGTTCTTCATAAGCTTCCACGCTATCAATTGAACGAATCCGTTTGTACATCTCGATTTTTTGGCGTTCATCTTGAATATAACTTGCAGGAATATACGCATCAATCTGCAAGTCGATTTCGACGGTTTCTTCGTCCGACTTCACTTCTTTTCCTTGTTTCTTCAACACGGCTTCACTTAATAATTGAGAATATAAATCAAATCCGACCGAATCGATAAATCCATGCTGTTGTTTTCCAAGTAAATTCCCTGCCCCACGAATCGATAAGTCACGCATGGCAATCTTGAATCCAGATCCAAGTTCTGTAAAGTCGCGCATCGCTTGGAGTCGCTTCTCGCTGACTTCGGTTAAGACTTTATCTGGTTGATACATGAGGTATGCATAGGCAATACGATTCGTACGGCCAACACGTCCACGCAATTGATACAATTGAGAAAGTCCCATGTAGTCTGCATTTTCAATAAAGAGCGTGTTTACGTTTGGAATATCGACTCCGGTTTCGATAATCGTCGTTGTTACTAAGACATCGTATTCCCCTTCGATAAATTGGAAGAGAATATTTTCCAGCGTCGTTTCACTCATTTGACCATGAATTACACCGACACGACAACCTGGAACCAAAACTCTCAGTTCATCGGCCTTCTTCTCAATCGTCTCAACTCGATTATATAAATAGAAGACTTGTCCGCCACGAGCCATCTCGCGTTCGATTCCGTCTCGAATCGTCATTGGGTTTTGTTCCATCACAAAGGTTTGGACCGGATATCGGTTTGCTGGTGGCGTTTCGATGACGGATAAATCACGCACCCCAAGCATCGACATATGGAGTGTGCGTGGAATTGGCGTTGCTGTTAGCGTCAATACGTCCACTTGCGATTTCAATTGTTTCAAACGCTCCTTATGTTTCACACCAAAACGTTGTTCTTCATCGACAATGAGGAGTCCTAAATCTAAAAATTGCACATCTTTTGAAAGAAGACGATGTGTCCCAATCACGATATCCACTGATCCTTTTCGAAGCTTTTTAATGGTTTCTTCTTGTTCTTTCTTACTTCGGAATCGACTCAGTAAACCAATCTTAAACGGATAGTCAGAAAATCGTTGAACAAAATTCTCGTAATGTTGCTCGGCGAGAATCGTTGTCGGAACAAGAACAGCTGCTTGCTTCCCATCCATTACGGCTTTGAAGACCGCACGCATCGCTACCTCCGTCTTCCCGTATCCAACGTCGCCTACAAGCAGACGGTCCATCGGTTTGTCCTTTTGCATGTCTTCCTTAATCTCTGCCACACTTCGCAGTTGGTCTTGAGTCTCCGTGTAAGGAAAGGCTTGCTCGAATTCTTGTTGTTCCACAGTATCGCGGCTAAACGCATAGCCTTTTTCGGCGTCGCGTTTTGCGTATAATTCAATCAGTTCATCAGCGATATCTTCAATCTTCGCAGCCACTTTTCGTTTTGTTTTCGCCCATTCCGTACCACCTAATTTATTGAGTTTTGGTACTTTGGCATCAGACGACACGTATTTTTGAACGAGCTTAATTTGAGAAACTGGAACGAATAAATTCCCGCCATCTTGGTAATGAATCGACATGTAGTCTTGGTGAATGCCGCCGATTTCGAGCGTCTCCATCCCTTGATACACACCGACCCCGTGATTCACGTGAACTACATAGTCTCCAACAGCTAACTCGGTGTAGCTCTTCAAGCGTTCCGCATTCGATATTTTTTGATTTCTCGGAGCACGTTTTGTGAGTTTATTAAATAATTCGCGTTCCGTTAAAATAGCAAATTTGTCTTCTGGCAGTTCAAATCCATTGTGCATCTTGCCGACCATGATTTGAAGTTGCCCTTCTAGTACAGTCCCGTTTGAAATCACACTCTTGATATCAAAATCGGCAA
This Granulicatella adiacens ATCC 49175 DNA region includes the following protein-coding sequences:
- the mfd gene encoding transcription-repair coupling factor; the encoded protein is MQLLHQTISKLKGFKEWFDTLSLHESQLVLGLSGSVKHLAESCAFEKLDKQLVIVTPTLLQATQTYEELSEWYDEDIVHLFPVEESLAADFSVVSPDVVSQRIRTLDFLSRGQKGIVIVPLSGIQKLLVPAALWKKSSIELAMGSEIESMDAFVERLVELGYRRENMVATPGEFALRGSIVDIYPLDQEYPLRLDFFDTEVDSIRAFNAETQRSMDVIEEVRILPATDLPLQKEAVWKAQTKIHALYDKDVKSSQSPERRDQVSSIQQAIDAQLENGEIPSNLPYFLECIYPEKTSLLDYVSKDAYLIIDDYARFIEKSKSLEEEAGYWKTHHIETGAIASGLSLVQDGRKLLKESPLKRTYLAIFQKGLGRLSLDAIHPITTRTMTQFFSQMPMVKVEADRWKKQGATVIVLVDDAKRAQKVEQTFADFDIKSVISNGTVLEGQLQIMVGKMHNGFELPEDKFAILTERELFNKLTKRAPRNQKISNAERLKSYTELAVGDYVVHVNHGVGVYQGMETLEIGGIHQDYMSIHYQDGGNLFVPVSQIKLVQKYVSSDAKVPKLNKLGGTEWAKTKRKVAAKIEDIADELIELYAKRDAEKGYAFSRDTVEQQEFEQAFPYTETQDQLRSVAEIKEDMQKDKPMDRLLVGDVGYGKTEVAMRAVFKAVMDGKQAAVLVPTTILAEQHYENFVQRFSDYPFKIGLLSRFRSKKEQEETIKKLRKGSVDIVIGTHRLLSKDVQFLDLGLLIVDEEQRFGVKHKERLKQLKSQVDVLTLTATPIPRTLHMSMLGVRDLSVIETPPANRYPVQTFVMEQNPMTIRDGIEREMARGGQVFYLYNRVETIEKKADELRVLVPGCRVGVIHGQMSETTLENILFQFIEGEYDVLVTTTIIETGVDIPNVNTLFIENADYMGLSQLYQLRGRVGRTNRIAYAYLMYQPDKVLTEVSEKRLQAMRDFTELGSGFKIAMRDLSIRGAGNLLGKQQHGFIDSVGFDLYSQLLSEAVLKKQGKEVKSDEETVEIDLQIDAYIPASYIQDERQKIEMYKRIRSIDSVEAYEELLDDFIDRFGDFPDEVSALAEVGLIKHYANEINAVSIKRKDNSVTITIAQPTATRLQGVPVFEALGPVKLPAQVANKGESLQILLNITQKPVDLWLEQVKLFVKTCGEILARDEEKHEENQQ